Within Deinococcus roseus, the genomic segment TCAACTTGACGATAAAGGCTGAGGATCAAATGGAACCAACATTGCCAGAAAAACACTGGCTTCTGGGCCTCCATTTTATAATATTCACATGAGAATTGGGATTTGTCAGGGGGTTTTTGACAATCAGGGCGTTTTCTTTAAAGCTTTTGCTGTCACCAATGAACACCAGAAATTCTGGTCGCACAGAAACATTGTGGTGTTTGTTACAATATTGACGGATTCTCTGTGAGAGAATGCAAGCCTTCCAGGAACGCCCGAATCAACACGGCACAGGTTTTTGAGTGCGGTGTTTTTTTTGTTCCTGAAGGGAAAAGAGACAGCACATGGCTTCAGGAAAAGTAAAGTGGTTCAACGCAGAAAAAGGTTTCGGATTTATTTCACACGAAGGGCAACCTGATTTGTTCGCCCACTTCAGTGCCATCAAGAGCACTGGCTTCAAAAAACTCAACGAAGGCGACGAAGTTGAATTTGATGTGGAACCCGGCCAGAACGGCAAAGGCCCCCAGGCCAAAAACATCGTGGTCACCAAAGCTGCACCCGAAGGCTCCTACGACAGCCGTCCCCAGCGTCAAAGCCGCTGGTAAGGCCAGATCTTAAACCTGAACAGGACCGGATTTCCGGTCCTGTTTTGTTTGCCTGTTTTGTTTGCGTTAAAACTCAACCCTGCCCGGAACGGGGCCGTCCGCGGCCTTTGCCCTGGGGTCTGGAGGGGGATTTCACTTCTGCAGCTTCATCCCGGCAGCGGTCCAGGCACAGGGACCATTCCTCCACGGTTTTTAAGCCTGCATTGATGGCCTGGAAAGGACTGCTGAAGCCTGTTCCTGTCAAGAATTCCCTTTTGGCACGTGCAAGAACAGATTCAATCATCTTTTAAGTGTATCATGGATGCGAAAAAAATTGCGCTGGAAGCGAAAATTCTGCGGTTTTTGGCCTGTTTCCTGCTACAGTGAACGCATGACCTCCTCGTTCTTTCACCCCAAAAATCCTTTTCTGGGGGCCAGAATGGCTGTCCTGCTGATCATTGGGGTGCAGGTGCTTTCAAACGACCAGATCCTGATTGGGGGCCGCTACCTGATGCCTGTGCTGGAACTGGTGTTGTTTCTGTGTGTGACTTTTGTGCACCACAGCCACTGGAAGGCCCACTTGCGGGATCAAAAGCACCCGCGCGGGTTTCTGGACAACAACGTCACGGTGCTGACTGTGCTGCTGGTCTTTTTGTTGCTGACTGTGAACTCTCTTTCTTTGCGCTCACTTTTGCTGCACTTGCTGAATGCCTCTGATGCCACCGGAAAAACCCTGCTGTCCGATGCGTTCCTGATCTGGATCAACAACCTGGTGATTTTTGCCCTGCTGTACTGGGAACTGGACCGGGGAGGTCCCTGGCTGAGGGTCACCGGAAAAGAGCGCCTTCCAGATTTTCAATTCACCCAGATGTCGGATGCCCAGAGCCGCTGGAAGCCCAACTTCACCGATTACGTGTTTCTGGCTTTCACCAATGCCACGGCATTTTCTCCTACGGACACCCTGCCCCTGACCCCCAGGGCCAAATGGCTGATGATGGTGCAGGCCATGCTGTCTTTTGTGACCGTGGCCATTGTGGCTGCCAGGGCCGTGAACATCCTGGGTTGAGATTCTTTATAATTCACCCATGACAGAACCAGACAGCATCTTTCTGATTCAGGAACAGGCAGGGTACACCCCCAAAATCGGCTTGCTGGTCAGCATGCTGCAAAATTCCAGGCATCACTTGCTCAGGGCTGTTCGGGACCTGTCAGAAGCAGAACTGGATGCCAAACCTCTGGGAGCCACCAACACCATTGGTGCCCTGCTCGCCCACCTGAATGCTGCAGAAACCATGTTCCAGCGCATGACCTTTGAAGGCAGGCGTTTCGCAGAACATGAAGGCGCTCTGGAAGCCGATTTCAGATTGCAAAACAGCGACCAGCCCAGACACCAGCCTCTGGCCCATCATCTGGAAACCCTGGCAGCCACCAGAGCAAAAACCCTGCAGGGCTTTCAGGAGCGGGACGATGCATGGCTGGAGCACCGCACCACTTTTTTTGGACAGCCTGCCAACTGGCATTACTACTGGTTCCATTACCTGCAAGACGAGGTGCGCCACACCGGGCAAATCACCCTGATTCGCAAGCACCTGCTGCCTGAGGCCCAGAAGTGCTTCAATCCTTACAGTCTGGGCTGAGATCAACTGATGTTAAAGCTGTCAGAAATCATCTGAGCAAGAGATTTTAACCGTTGAACATACTCTGGATGTGCTTCTGGCAATGTTTTGACCTGATCAATGTGTTGCAGAAGAAGGGCATGAAATTCTGTGATTTCCCTGGCTGGCATGTTACCCACAACCAGATAACCGACCTGTGCAGCTTCCCCAGCTGTTTCCTGTAGCTGGGTGTTTTGAGCCTGCTGCATGATGAATTCCAGCAGGTTTTGAAAGGCCCAGCTTGCCAGAGGGATCCCCTGTTCATTCTCCTGTATTTCAATAACAGCCATATCATCCTCCAGGTCTGAAAACTCCTGGAGTTCAGCGTACATGAAACCCAGCACTCACCCGTTCAAATGTGGCAGGGGCTGCACCTCATGGGCCAGGTCCCAGTGCGGGCTTTTCTGCACCAGACGGGCCAGTTGCGTCAGGTCGTGCAGGATTTTCTGCCCTTCAGGCCAGCTTCCCAGACCGCTGTCTGCATTGATGTGCCCAAGGTCGCCCAGCAGCAGGTACTGGCTTCCCCAGGAGAGGGCCAGTTCCCGGGCTTTGTCTGCGGTGCAGGTGGGGTCGTTGCTGCTGGACACCACCACACTGGGAAAGGGCAGGGAGTTTCTGGGGATGGGGGCAAAATTCCTCAGGGGGTGGGGGGCCTTGCGGCGCTCCACATCGGCCGGGGCGACCAGGAGTGCGCCTGCCACACGGGTTTCGCGGATTCTGGCCCAGTGCGCAATGGTGATGCAGCCCAGACTGTGCCCCACCAGGATCACGGGCCGTCTGGCCTGCTGGATCTGGGCTTCCAGGGCTTCCACCCAGTGCGAGCGCACGGGTTGTGCCCAGTTCCGTTGCTGAACCCGTTTGAAATGGGGGTTCTGCCTTTCCCAGTGGGTCTGCCAGTGGTTTTCACCGCTGTTGTTCCAGCCAGGGAGAATCAGCACATCGAAATCGGTCATGGGGGTACCTCCTGAGGAAATGGGAATGAAGTGGGATGACCCGTTGTGGTTAGGTCAATCAAAAACCGTAAGCTGCTCAGGCCTGAAAAACAGGCTGCTTTGTGGGGTGAGGCCAAGGGTCTTGAAGTGCGTTCGGGGAAGTTCCACTTCCAGGGTGCTTTCTCCGTGCACGTCCTCCACTTCCAGACGGGCCAGAGGACCAATCAGGTGGATGTGCCGGATGCGGCCTTCCCGAAAATCCGGTCCAGCGGGTTCTGCTGCCACCTCGAATTCGTGGGGGCGCACAAAGCCGTTCTGACCTCTGGCGGAAAAGGTGTTGGAACGCCCGAGGAAGTGGTACACAAAGGGGGTGGCGGGTTTGTCGTAAACAGTTTCCGGGCTGCCCACCTGCTCAATGTGACCCTCGTTGAACACCACCACCTGACTGGCGACTTCCAGGGCTTCTTGCTGGTCATGGGTCACGAAAACGCTGGTGACGTGGATTTCCTCGTGCAGGCGTCTGAGCCAGGTGCGCAGTTCTTCCCGCACTTTGGCATCCAGTGCCCCGAAAGGTTCGTCCAGCAGCAGGACTCTGGGTTGCACGGCCAGTGCACGGGCCAGGGCAACACGCTGCCTTTGCCCACCCGAAAGCTGCGCAGGATAGCGTTCTGCAGCCCAGTCCAGCTGCACCAGTTTCAGCAGGCGCTGCACTTCTTTTTTGATAATCAGCCCATCAGGACGCTGGGAACGGGGTTTCACTTTCAGACCAAAGGCCACGTTTTCAAACACGGTCATGTGCCTGAACAGGGCGTAATGCTGGAACACAAAACCCACTTCGCGGTCCCGCACGTTCTGGTCGGTGGCATCCTGCCCGGACAGCAGCACCCTTCCGGTGTCGGGTTGTTCCAGACCTGCAATGATCCTCAGCAGGGTGGTTTTTCCGCTGCCAGAGGGTCCCAGCAGGGCCACCAGTTCTCCGCTGGGGATGTCCAGGCTGATGTTGTTCAGCACACGGGTCTGTCCGTAGGTTTTGCTGACATTCTGAATGTGGATGCTCATTTTGATCCTTTCTGGTGGGTGCGGCCTTCAATGAAGCTTTTCAGGAACAGTGTGATCAGGGCCAGCACGGTCAGCAAAGAGGCCACGGCAAAAGCGGCACTGCTCTTGTATTCGTTGTAAAGAATTTCCACGTGCAGGGGCGTGGTGTTGGTGAGGCCCCGGATGTGCCCGGACACCACCGAAACCGCTCCAAATTCACCCATCGCACGCGCATTGCACATGATCACCCCGTACAGCAGGCCCCATTTGATGTTGGGAAGGGTGACCCTGAAAAAGGTCTGCCATCCGGTGGCCCCCAGGATGATGGAGGCTTCTTCTTCCTCGGTGCCCTGGGCCTGCATCACCGGGATCAGTTCACGGGCCACAAAGGAGAAGGTCACGAAAGTGGTGGCCAGCACGATGCCCGGAACTGCGAAGATGATCTTGATGTCATGCTCGCTGAGCCAGGGGCCAAGCCAGCCCTGCCGTCCGAACAGCAGCACGTAAATCAGGCCCGAAATCACCGGAGAGACCGCCAGGGGCAAATCAATCAGGGTGAGCAGCAGTCCTTTGCCCCAGAACTGGTATTTGCTGACCAGCCATGCTGCTGTGATCCCAAAAAGGGTGTTGAGGGGAACCACAATCAGCACGGTAAGCAGGGTCAGTCGGATGGCGGCCAGGGCGTCGCGGTCAATCAGGGACTCCACGTACAGGGACCAGCCCTGTTTGAAGGCCTCGTAGAACACCGCGACCAGGGGCAGCAGCAGGAACAGGCCCAGAAAGAGGAACATCAGCAGCATCAGGGTCCATTTGATCCAGAGCGGATCCTGCTGGGTTTTGGATGGAGAGGGGACAGGGGTGAGGCTCATGCTGCACCCAGTTTTCGGGCGGCCCTGGCCTGCAGGAAGTTGCTGAGCAGCAGCAGCACAAAGGAGACAACCAGCATCACACTGGCAATGGCGGTGGCTCCGCTGTAGTCGTACTGTTCCAGTTTGGACACGATGAGGAGTGGAATGATTTCCGTCTGCATGGGCATGTTCCCGGAAATGAAGATCACCGAGCCGTACTCGCCCACGGTGCGGGCAAAGGCCAGCGTAAATCCGGTCAGCACAGCAGGCAGGATCTCGGGCAGGATCACCCGGAAGAACACCTGTCCACGGGAAGCCCCCAGGCTCTCAGCGGCCTCCTCGGTGTCCTTGCTGAGCGCTTCCAGCACAGGTTGCACGCTGCGCACCACGAAAGGCAGGCCAATGAAGGTCAGGGCCAATACAATGCCAAGCTGGCTGTACGCAGCCTTGATGCCCAGAGGGGCCAGGTACTGCCCCACCCAGCCATTGGGAGCCAGCAGAGAGGTGAGCGTGATGCCTGCCACAGCGGTGGGCAAGGCGAAAGGCAGGTCAATGAATGCGTCCACAATGCGTTTTCCCCAGAAGTGGTAGCGCACCAGCACCCAGGCGGTGATCAGGCCAAACACGATGTTGATCAGCGAGGCGACCAGCGCACTGCCAAAAGTCACCCGGAAAGAGGCCAGAACCCGCGCAGAGAGCACCACCTCCCAGAACTGCGACCAGCTTAAGCTTGCGGTTTTGACAAAAAGTCCCCCGAGGGGGACCAGGACGATCAGCAGCAAATAGATCAGGGTGAAATACAGGGTGAAGTGAAAGCCTGGAATCACCCGTCTGCTGCTTTTTTTCGAAGAGGGAAGAGCAGTGGTCATCTTCGCTTACTTCTGGTAAATCTGGTCGAACACGCCACCATCGTTGAAGTACTTCTTCTGGGTGTCACGCCAGTTGCCGAACACGCTCTGCAAGGTGAACAGCTTCACTCTGGGGAACTGTGCATCGTATTTGGCAGCAACGGTTTTGCTTCTGGGGCGGTAGTAATTTTTGGCTGCGATTTCCTGGCCTTCTGCGGAGTACAGGAATTCCAGGTAAGCCTTGGCCAGTTTCTGGGTGCCGTGTTTTTCCACGTTCTTGTCCACCCAGGTGACAGGAGGCTCGGCCAGAATGCTCAGGGAAGGAGCCACAATTTCAAATTTGCCCTCTCCCAGTTGTTTGGTGGCCAGCAGGGCTTCGTTTTCCCAGGCGATCAAAACATCCCCGATGCCACGTTCCACGAAGGTGGTGGTGCTGCCACGGGCTCCAGAATCCAGCACGGGCACGTTCTTGTAGATCTTCTGCACGAAGTCTTTGGCTTTGGCTTCGGTCTTGTACTTCTTCAGGGCATAGCCCCATGCACCCAGGAAGTTCCAGCGGGCACCGCCAGAGGTTTTGGGGTTGGGGGTGATCACCTGCACGCCGTTTTTGGTCAGGTCATCCCAGTCTTTGATGTTCTTGGGGTTGCCTTTGCGCACCAGGAACACGATGGTGGAGGTGTAGGGAGAGCTGTTGTAGGCCAGTCGGGACTGCCAGTTTTCGGGAAGCAGTTTGGCCTTGTCTGCAATGGAGTCGATATCATAAGAGAGGGCAAGGGTGACCACATCGGCTTCCAGACCATCAATCACGGAACGGGCCTGTGCGCCGCTGCCCCCGTGGGACTGGTTGAGGGTGAGGTCCTGCCCGGTCTGGGCCTTCCATTTTTTGGCAAAAGCAGCATTGATGTCCTGGTACAGCTCTCTGGTGGGGTCATAAGAAACATTGAGCAGGGTGGTGCCTGCGGCCAGAGCGCTGGAAGCCAGGAAAACGGTCAGAAGTGCGGTTTTTTTAGGCATGAGCTGTCCTTCCACATGAAGCCATGTGATTCTGAATTTGTCCTTTGGGACATGTTTAACGACCCAGGAGTCGTCTTTTTCCTGAGATGGATGAATCTTAGACAAAGTTACTCAATTTGTCAACTATTGAATTTGGACAATTTCTTGAAAGGATGCCATGGCATGCCAAGAGATGAATGTCCTGGCTGGCACTGGGGAAAACCATTAGTTGACAAAAATCATCAACTATTCTACACTGGGTTTCAGTCCTCAACTGCGAGGCTTTCCCTTTTCCATTTCACCCTGTCAATAGAACCTGTGCTGCACGGCACATCTTCAACACTGTCTTCACAAGGAGGACACCATGACCCCATCCCTGAAACTTTCTGCACGCTGGGTTCCCGGCACCAGCAACAAACTCATCCTGCACACCCCGCTGGGGGAATACCAGATCAGCCTGGACCGCTTCGAGCAGGTTTTTGGCCGCAAAGCCACCTTTGCCCTGTACCTGACTGGCAAGACCACCCTGGAACTTCCCGAAACCAGCCTGCACGGTCTGGTGGCCTGAGAATCCAAAATGTGAACCCCTGCCTGAACATGGCAGGGGTTTTTTCTTGCTCCAAGATCAGAGAAGTCTGAACTCCATCAGGTCCCGTCCGAGCGTGATTTCCCCCTGGTAAATCTCAGCCATGCCTGCCAGATAGGAGGCTTCTGCTTCCGGGGTTCTTCTGGGGGCAGGAATGTGGTGGGTCAGGACCAGATGCTGCACCCCGGCTTTTGCAGCAATCTCTGCGGCTTCCAGGGTGGTGGTGTGGTATTTGGCCGGGTTGGTCACCTGAATGGCCAGTGCAGGGTTGTCTGCTGCAATCTGGTCCAGCCAGGCTTTGTTGTAGGCATCATGCACCAGCAGATCTGCGTTCTGACTGTGCAGAACTGTGTTTTCCACGGGTCTGGTGTCTCCAGAGATCACCACGGTTTTGCCCCGGTACTCAAATTTCATGCCAATGCAGGGTTTCACAGGCCTGTGGTCCACTTCAAAAGCGGTGACCTTCACGCCGTCCTGATCGTAAAGCACCCCGTTGTCAGACTCGGTGTACTCGATCAGGGCACCATCCACATCTGACTTGTTGTAACTCAGGCGCAGGCTGATGTCGTATTGCAGCGCATCGTGGTACTTCTGGATGATTTCACGGGTGTTGGTGGGGCCGTACACCTTCATGGCGTTTTTGCGTCCATCGATGATGCCCACATGGGTGCGCCAGCTGCTGATGAACAGATCAATGAACCCGCCGTTGTGGTCGTAGTGGTGGTGGGTGAAAAACACATGCTCGATGCGCTGGGGCATGATGCCACTTTCAATGAGCTGCCGGACCACTTCACCGCCACTGTCCACCAGAAAAACTTTCCCGGCCACAATCACGGCCACTGCAGGTTTTGCTG encodes:
- a CDS encoding cold-shock protein, yielding MASGKVKWFNAEKGFGFISHEGQPDLFAHFSAIKSTGFKKLNEGDEVEFDVEPGQNGKGPQAKNIVVTKAAPEGSYDSRPQRQSRW
- a CDS encoding DUF1345 domain-containing protein, which translates into the protein MTSSFFHPKNPFLGARMAVLLIIGVQVLSNDQILIGGRYLMPVLELVLFLCVTFVHHSHWKAHLRDQKHPRGFLDNNVTVLTVLLVFLLLTVNSLSLRSLLLHLLNASDATGKTLLSDAFLIWINNLVIFALLYWELDRGGPWLRVTGKERLPDFQFTQMSDAQSRWKPNFTDYVFLAFTNATAFSPTDTLPLTPRAKWLMMVQAMLSFVTVAIVAARAVNILG
- a CDS encoding DinB family protein, producing the protein MTEPDSIFLIQEQAGYTPKIGLLVSMLQNSRHHLLRAVRDLSEAELDAKPLGATNTIGALLAHLNAAETMFQRMTFEGRRFAEHEGALEADFRLQNSDQPRHQPLAHHLETLAATRAKTLQGFQERDDAWLEHRTTFFGQPANWHYYWFHYLQDEVRHTGQITLIRKHLLPEAQKCFNPYSLG
- a CDS encoding RBBP9/YdeN family alpha/beta hydrolase, which produces MTDFDVLILPGWNNSGENHWQTHWERQNPHFKRVQQRNWAQPVRSHWVEALEAQIQQARRPVILVGHSLGCITIAHWARIRETRVAGALLVAPADVERRKAPHPLRNFAPIPRNSLPFPSVVVSSSNDPTCTADKARELALSWGSQYLLLGDLGHINADSGLGSWPEGQKILHDLTQLARLVQKSPHWDLAHEVQPLPHLNG
- a CDS encoding sulfate/molybdate ABC transporter ATP-binding protein, with amino-acid sequence MSIHIQNVSKTYGQTRVLNNISLDIPSGELVALLGPSGSGKTTLLRIIAGLEQPDTGRVLLSGQDATDQNVRDREVGFVFQHYALFRHMTVFENVAFGLKVKPRSQRPDGLIIKKEVQRLLKLVQLDWAAERYPAQLSGGQRQRVALARALAVQPRVLLLDEPFGALDAKVREELRTWLRRLHEEIHVTSVFVTHDQQEALEVASQVVVFNEGHIEQVGSPETVYDKPATPFVYHFLGRSNTFSARGQNGFVRPHEFEVAAEPAGPDFREGRIRHIHLIGPLARLEVEDVHGESTLEVELPRTHFKTLGLTPQSSLFFRPEQLTVFD
- the cysW gene encoding sulfate ABC transporter permease subunit CysW, which encodes MSLTPVPSPSKTQQDPLWIKWTLMLLMFLFLGLFLLLPLVAVFYEAFKQGWSLYVESLIDRDALAAIRLTLLTVLIVVPLNTLFGITAAWLVSKYQFWGKGLLLTLIDLPLAVSPVISGLIYVLLFGRQGWLGPWLSEHDIKIIFAVPGIVLATTFVTFSFVARELIPVMQAQGTEEEEASIILGATGWQTFFRVTLPNIKWGLLYGVIMCNARAMGEFGAVSVVSGHIRGLTNTTPLHVEILYNEYKSSAAFAVASLLTVLALITLFLKSFIEGRTHQKGSK
- the cysT gene encoding sulfate ABC transporter permease subunit CysT gives rise to the protein MTTALPSSKKSSRRVIPGFHFTLYFTLIYLLLIVLVPLGGLFVKTASLSWSQFWEVVLSARVLASFRVTFGSALVASLINIVFGLITAWVLVRYHFWGKRIVDAFIDLPFALPTAVAGITLTSLLAPNGWVGQYLAPLGIKAAYSQLGIVLALTFIGLPFVVRSVQPVLEALSKDTEEAAESLGASRGQVFFRVILPEILPAVLTGFTLAFARTVGEYGSVIFISGNMPMQTEIIPLLIVSKLEQYDYSGATAIASVMLVVSFVLLLLSNFLQARAARKLGAA
- a CDS encoding sulfate ABC transporter substrate-binding protein, producing the protein MPKKTALLTVFLASSALAAGTTLLNVSYDPTRELYQDINAAFAKKWKAQTGQDLTLNQSHGGSGAQARSVIDGLEADVVTLALSYDIDSIADKAKLLPENWQSRLAYNSSPYTSTIVFLVRKGNPKNIKDWDDLTKNGVQVITPNPKTSGGARWNFLGAWGYALKKYKTEAKAKDFVQKIYKNVPVLDSGARGSTTTFVERGIGDVLIAWENEALLATKQLGEGKFEIVAPSLSILAEPPVTWVDKNVEKHGTQKLAKAYLEFLYSAEGQEIAAKNYYRPRSKTVAAKYDAQFPRVKLFTLQSVFGNWRDTQKKYFNDGGVFDQIYQK
- a CDS encoding MBL fold metallo-hydrolase, translating into MTYQEHIEPNFIRPIDPEEFSVVLLGTGTPRAYKGAAKPAVAVIVAGKVFLVDSGGEVVRQLIESGIMPQRIEHVFFTHHHYDHNGGFIDLFISSWRTHVGIIDGRKNAMKVYGPTNTREIIQKYHDALQYDISLRLSYNKSDVDGALIEYTESDNGVLYDQDGVKVTAFEVDHRPVKPCIGMKFEYRGKTVVISGDTRPVENTVLHSQNADLLVHDAYNKAWLDQIAADNPALAIQVTNPAKYHTTTLEAAEIAAKAGVQHLVLTHHIPAPRRTPEAEASYLAGMAEIYQGEITLGRDLMEFRLL